ACCCGACGTCGAGAATGCACCCGACTACACCACCACGGACTTCCTGAAGCTCACCGGCGCAGAGGGTGCCTGGGCGACCCGCTTCGGCGGCGAAGCGAACGCAGGCAAGGGGGTCGTGGTGGGCGTCATTGACTCCGGCTATGCCCCGGACAACCCTTTCCTGAAGGGTGAGCCGGTCCAGCCGCTCAGCGGCCCCGCCCAGATGGGCCAGCCCTACCGCGATACCGACGGACGCATCGCCATGCTCAAGGCCGACGGCACCACGTTCAAAGGCGAATGCCAGAAGGGTGTGGACACCGGAGCAGCATTCGACGGAACCCTGTGCAATTCCAAAGTGGTCAGCGCCCGCTACTTTGCTGACGCCTTCCTGCAGTCCGTCAAGCCGGGAAACCGTGCACCGCAAGAACTGATCTCTCCCGTGGACGTTGGGAGCCACGGCACGCACACGGCCACCACCGCGGCCGGCAACGCCAACGTTGAACAGGTACTCGACGGCATGAGCTTCGGCAAGAGTTCCGGAGTGGCACCGGCCGCCAAGGTTTCCGTCTACAAGATCTGCTGGGAGGATGACAACCCGGCCACCGGCGGCTGCTACACCTCGGCGTCCATCGAAGCCATTGACGCCGCCGTTCAGGACGGCGTTGACGTCCTGAACTACTCCATTTCGGGCAACACGGACAGCACCAGTGATCCCGTAGCGCTCGCATTCCTCAATGCTGCCGCGGCCGGAGTGTTCGTCGCCGCTTCCGCCGGCAACTCCGGGCCGGGCGCATCCACTGTCAACCATGCCTCACCTTGGCTGACCACCGTGGCGGCCTCCACGTTCCCCAGTGAACTCCTTGGCACAGTCAAGCTGTCAGACGGAAGCGTGTACCGCGGGGCATCCATCATGAAGGCCGAAGTCACGGACAAACCCGCGATTGTTGCCGCCGACGCTGCAGCCGCCGGTGCGGCCAACCCCAACCTGTGCGGCCCCGGAACCCTCGATGCGGCCAAGGTGACCGGCAAAGTTGTGGTCTGTGACCGCGGTGTGGTGGACCGGACGGCCAAGAGCCTCGAGGTCCAGACCAAGGGCGGTGTGGGGATGATCCTGGTCAACCTCACCAATAGCTCGGAAGACGCCGATAACCACGTCATCCCCACGGTCCACGTCAATGCCCCCAAGAGCCTGGAACTGAAGTCCAAGCTCGCCGGCAACACGGCGCTGACGGTCAGCCTCCTCAAGGGAGACCTCACCGGAGAACCGCTCCCTCCCGCACCACAGGTGGCAGGGTTCTCCTCCCGCGGCCCCACGCTCGCGTCCGGCGGCGACCTTCTGAAGCCGGACATCTCCGCCCCCGGCGTTAACGTGCTCGCCGGTGTTTCAACCATCGGCAACAAGGGTGCCCAGTTCGGGTTTATGTCCGGCACGTCCATGGCAGCACCGCACATCGCCGGTTTCGGCGCCCTGGTGCTCAGCGCGCAGCCGCGCTGGAGCCCTGCCACGGTCAAGTCCGCCATGATGACCACCGCCTACCCGCTGGTCAACGCCGACGGCACGCCCAACAAAAATCCGTTCGACGGCGGCGCCGGGCACATCGATTCCCTCCGTGTCCTCGATCCCGGCCTGGTCTATGACTCCGGCGTCAAGGACTGGCTGGGCTTCCTGAACGGCCAAGGTGTTGCGACGGGCGCACCCGAGGCCGGGACGGTCGCTGCCCAGGACCTGAACCTGCCGTCCATCGCCGTCGGCAGCCTGGTGGGAGAAGTACAGGTCAAACGCCGGCTGACGGCGCTGGTTCCGGGCATGTACCGGCCGCAGGTGGACCTGCCCGGATTCAGCGTCGCAGTGGAGCCGCAGGCGCTGAACTTCGCCAAGGCAGGCCAGACCCGCGAGGTCACGCTCACCATCCGCAACGTCAGTGCGCCGGTCGGTAAATTCACCACCGGCACGCTGACCTGGAAGGGTCCGCGGACCGTCACGTCCCCCATGGCCGTGCGGCCCGTTGATGCAAGGATCGCGCCGTCCTTCTCCTTCAGTTCCCCCACAGGGACCGGCAGCGGAACAATGGACCTCGTGTCCGGCTCCGACGCTCCGCTCGCCGTAGCGGTTGAGGGACTCGCCCCGGTAAGCCAGACTGCCATTTCCAAGACGCCGGGTGCGTACGCAGCAACCAATGATGCGCACAATGCGTTGCTGAGCGTGACGGTTCCTGCGGGTGCCACCTTCGCCCGCATCGGGGTCCAGTCGGAACGGAACGACGTCGACTGGGACATGGTGGTTTATGTCCCGAATGGTGCCGGTGGGCTGGTTCCCACCCAGGTAGCGACGGCGTCCGCCAGTGAGTTCCTTGAACTCGAGTCGCCGCGGGCGGGCACCTACTTCATTGTGGCCAACCTCTACTCGACGCCGGACAACGGCGCCGCCAAGGCAACCGTCCAGGCGGCCGCCCTCTCGGGAGACGCCGCGAACCTCACGGTCACCCCCAACCCGATCGTGGCGCCGAACGGCACAGCCACGGCAGCGACGCTGAACTGGAAGGGGCTCACGGAGGGCTCCTACCTGTCCCGCCTCAAGCTGGGGACCAACGGCATCAAAACTCTGGTCAACGTCCAGGTGGGCGCCGGTACCCCGGCCCCGGCGGGTGCACCGCAGATGGCGCCGGCGGACAGGATCCCGGCCGGCTAGGTTCGCCGGTTGAAACAGGAGTAGGCACCACATAAGTACCGACTGCTCCAAGTGCAGGAATGAAAGCGTCCCGGTCCGTGAAGTTGCGGCCGGGGCGCTTTCGGTTTTGCACCCCGCAGGCGGCGGACCCTCTAAGGGGCGGGCTTCCCTGCCCCGGGTGTTCCGCCGAGCAGTGCGGACATAGCGTTCCAGCGGGCGATCTCGCAGCCGTCCGTGCGCCGGAAAACCATCCGCACACGGCGCCCGTGAAAAGTCCCGGTCACTTCGGCCACCTGCGGTCCGCCATACTGCTGTGTGCAGAGCCTCGGCGGGCCCGGTTTCGGGAAGAACGTGTCCTGTCCGAAGCGCTCCACCGCCTCCAGTGCCGCAACCGGCGCCGGGAGCGTGGAGCCGTCCAGGACCCTGCCGCCCGCTGCCACCAGGCGGAACACGTACTCTCCGGCGGCGGGATCCTCCCGGAGCCTGATGGTAAGGTCCACGCCGTCCGTGTTCTCACCGGCCGGTCCGGTCACGGCAGGACCGTTGCAGAGAGTGGGGCCAGCGACTGTGCGAGGAGCGAGCGGAGGGCAGCTGCCTCCGCCGCGAAGGCGCGCTGGTGCTCCACGTAGGCGGCCTTACCTTCGGGGGTCTCGATCTGGACGGGCGGGTAGCCCCACTCGGCCAGGTCGTAGGGCGAGGCCTGCATGTCCATGGCCCGGATCCGCCAGGACAGTTCGAAACAGTCCATGACCAGTTCGCTGGGGAGCGCCGGCAGCAGCTTGTAGGCCCACTTGTAAAGGTCCATATTGGCGTGCAGGCACCCCGGCTGCTCCATGTGCCGCTGGTTTTCGCGGGTGGGCGTCAGTTCGTTGAGCCCGGCGGCGTCGGGGGTGTAGAACCGGAAGGCGTCGAAGTGTGAGCACCGGATCCGGTTGTCCTCCACCACCTTGTCCGTCCCCTCCGAACCCAGCCTC
The window above is part of the Pseudarthrobacter sp. IC2-21 genome. Proteins encoded here:
- a CDS encoding S8 family serine peptidase translates to MAMSPATAAPAGLNTAVTAQKSAASDFKDGRYIVVLAAKAAAAYEGETPGLLATKPQNGRKLDAGSPNFKAYDAHLRKTQQDVAARQGVTPSKQFTAALNGFAAELTAAQAAELSKDARVLTVQPDVENAPDYTTTDFLKLTGAEGAWATRFGGEANAGKGVVVGVIDSGYAPDNPFLKGEPVQPLSGPAQMGQPYRDTDGRIAMLKADGTTFKGECQKGVDTGAAFDGTLCNSKVVSARYFADAFLQSVKPGNRAPQELISPVDVGSHGTHTATTAAGNANVEQVLDGMSFGKSSGVAPAAKVSVYKICWEDDNPATGGCYTSASIEAIDAAVQDGVDVLNYSISGNTDSTSDPVALAFLNAAAAGVFVAASAGNSGPGASTVNHASPWLTTVAASTFPSELLGTVKLSDGSVYRGASIMKAEVTDKPAIVAADAAAAGAANPNLCGPGTLDAAKVTGKVVVCDRGVVDRTAKSLEVQTKGGVGMILVNLTNSSEDADNHVIPTVHVNAPKSLELKSKLAGNTALTVSLLKGDLTGEPLPPAPQVAGFSSRGPTLASGGDLLKPDISAPGVNVLAGVSTIGNKGAQFGFMSGTSMAAPHIAGFGALVLSAQPRWSPATVKSAMMTTAYPLVNADGTPNKNPFDGGAGHIDSLRVLDPGLVYDSGVKDWLGFLNGQGVATGAPEAGTVAAQDLNLPSIAVGSLVGEVQVKRRLTALVPGMYRPQVDLPGFSVAVEPQALNFAKAGQTREVTLTIRNVSAPVGKFTTGTLTWKGPRTVTSPMAVRPVDARIAPSFSFSSPTGTGSGTMDLVSGSDAPLAVAVEGLAPVSQTAISKTPGAYAATNDAHNALLSVTVPAGATFARIGVQSERNDVDWDMVVYVPNGAGGLVPTQVATASASEFLELESPRAGTYFIVANLYSTPDNGAAKATVQAAALSGDAANLTVTPNPIVAPNGTATAATLNWKGLTEGSYLSRLKLGTNGIKTLVNVQVGAGTPAPAGAPQMAPADRIPAG
- a CDS encoding serine protease inhibitor, with the protein product MTGPAGENTDGVDLTIRLREDPAAGEYVFRLVAAGGRVLDGSTLPAPVAALEAVERFGQDTFFPKPGPPRLCTQQYGGPQVAEVTGTFHGRRVRMVFRRTDGCEIARWNAMSALLGGTPGAGKPAP